The sequence CGTCATCTAATTTCATCATCGAGCACACACCACTGAACTGTGTTTCTATGGGAGCCCACTAATCTAATGTACATAACTGTAGCCTGAGCCCATGGCTGAAACTTAAAGACATCTTTAGCATTCCAATAATGTTAATCTAGCAGTTTTAAATTCATATAAAAAATTGTGGTTCTGTGGGCACATGAGCCCGAGTGTGGTGCAGGCACTGTGGTCAGTTGCGCCACAGCATCCTCCAGTGATGGTTTCTGACAGGGCACAGTGACTGCACATTGAAAGCAAGGACTGTTTAAACACTGAAGAGGAAATGAATAAAGGATGTTAAGTTATTAGAGAATTTAAAAATGGATAAAGTTAATCTATATAGTCTTATGTCAGTCCAATTAAAAAGAGAATATCATTTTGGAAAATATGCACACATCAAACACTGTATTTCTGTGTTTTGAGTTGACTAAGTTGATGGAGTTTGAAAGATGTTGTATTTTGTACCTAAGCAGTATGTTAAAATGAAACACtctttatgaaaaaaaaaataataaaaatggtcCAAGACCATTTTTTCCGAGACCTAATGccgttttgtctgaagatgacaggtTTTTCTGAGACTGACTGACTTTTAGGTTACTCTGATGCTGATTTGCCTGTGACCTGATGCCTTTTCATACAAGACCTGGTGCCTTTTCGTTTCAGTCTGACACCTGAGACTGAGATCtcaggatgtcctaaaatgaacaccgtagaGGTGATTTATTGACGGTATCAATACACTTCTGGCAGTGCATCCCTCAATCACAGCACCCCAGCCACGAACAGGGGGCTGACCAGCAATATCGTCCACTGTCAGCCACCTGTGTTTGTCTCGAGAAGGGTTGACACGGTGGCTGGCAGGCTTGGAATACGTGCATGTGCAGCAGGCCGAGTGGCACTGTTGCTGAGGCTGCAGCTAGCAGACCAGTTTCAGGCATTGAAGCATGGAGACTGTGTGGCCCTTATGAAAATGTCTCAAGCACTGtgatatgtctgtctgtctcttcagAGAGTTTGGCTAGCATGCATTCCAGATCAAGTCCTACGAATGTCAGCTTTTGACTGGGTTTGAGCCCACATCCAGCATAGTCAGGAGCGAGCCTGAGCAGAGCCATGTGATGTGGATCTGGACAGCTGATGTCGACGTCCTCTCTTGACCATGACCACGGCCCAGATTATTGTATCCTATATTCCTACTTGTATCTCTTTGAGGCCAAATTCCAAATCATAAAAACTAACTTTTCCTGACATCTTCTACTGTGGTGTGGATCATGAAAAACTCCCTGTCACGTTTAAGGAAATggtagcttcagcgaaagttctattaggaagactcgtagtgtagccttactcctcccatgcttactcGGAGCCAATAGTAACtgcctactttcgggaaagccccgcaatctgatcattcactcatttaatcagcgctagcctataggaattcagcgggctctttaaatatgtaccacctaacactgcttctaCTTCTCAGTACGCTGACCTTGACGTCCTATTGCAGTCGTCTTTGTTGCTCTGAACGAATCACGTTTCAACCTTACCTTGCCAATCTAGGGGCCGAACACACGGACCATGTCCGTCGGTTCTCCTCTGCTCCAAATCGAGTCGTCTGACTCGGACTCGGACGTCGTTCCTCCAACCCAGCCCAGGAGGAGCGTCAGGTCGATCCAGGCCAAGTCCGACTGGGCCCGTTTCTCCGCTGTCGATATCGCGGCGGCGTTGACGGAGGCGGGGATTCCCTTCGACGCCGGCCTGCGGAAGGGTGACCTCGTGCTTCTCGCACACAATGCCATCGGCAGTCCCGCTGTCCCCGTTGCGGCTGGTCTGTCGGGTCCCGTTCCTGCTCCCGCGGCCGACCCGGAGGAGCCTGAGCAGCCTCCGAGGAAACGCCGTGCCAAGGCCAGGCACGTCGCCCCGGCGCCGCGTGGGCGGCCACCTTCCGCTCGGCCCCCGGCCACTCCAGCCCCGGCTACCCCCGCCCTGGTCGCTCCGGCCACGCCTCAGCCCATCCTGGATGCCGTTCTCTCCCTCGCTGCTTCGGTGAGGGCCATCGATTCCAGGATTCAAGCGCTGGAGACCCGGCGCCCGGCCCCTCCGTCGTCCTCGCCTCCCACGGCGCCTCCGGCTCTCGCCTCTCTCCAGTGGCCGGCCTCCCTCCCGGCCCCGAGCTGCAGCGCAGCTATTCCGCCTGCAGCGTCTGCCGCTGTTTCCCTCTGCGCTCTGGCCGTGCCTGTCTTCAGCCTGGCATCGGCTCTCCCTGCTCCTCCGCTGGGTAGGGGCTTCGTTGCTCCCTCCGCGGTCTCAATCTCTCCGCAACTCCGGCAGAACATCATTCAAGGTAAAGACGTTAATCTCGCTTCCTTGTTATTGCCATCTCCCGCTGTCGACCGTCAGCTCGTTGACTGCGGTGACGTCTCAGTCATCCTCAAAAATTCTGACCCGAGGCTTTCAAAGAGCCTGTCGTTCTGTGACTTCGTGATTGCCTTCGGCATGTACCGCAATGTCCTCTGCAGTGCCTTCCCTGATCGCCGACTGGAACTGGACACGTATCTCGCTATGATGGCCGATTTTAATCAGCGTTATGGGGGCACGCTGTTCTATCAATATCACAACTCGTTCTCCGCAAAGTCTGCTTCCTACATTTCCCTCTACAATTCCCGTTTAGACTGGTCCGTCGTCGACACGGAGCTGCTGGTCAGGCACTTCAGCAGTCAGCGATCGCTCAGCTGCAATATTTGTAGCTCCCACGGCCACTCGGCCAGTCTGTGTCCTCAGACAGTCTTCAGCGCACCTTCCGTTCCGGCCACTGCCCGGGGCGACGGCGTAAGGGCTCCTCTCGATAGGCAAGGGTGGCCCGTTTCCTATTTTAACGGGCTCGCTATCTGCAACAATTTTAACGAGGGCGTCTGCTCCCATACTAACTGTCTTTTCTCCCATGTCTGTAGCCAGTGCAAGGACCCTCATCCAAAGTCCGTATGCCCCCGTCGCGTAAGGCCGCCGCGGGGAGGAAAGGTGGTTTCTGCAAAGAAATTCTAGCGTCTCACCCGTCCACGCCTATTAATGTATCCGTTTTGTCATATTATCTCTCTGCCCATCCTGACTCTGTGTTTGTTGATTTTTTGCTCACTGGTCTCTCTCAGGGGTTTAGGGTTGGTGTCCTGTCCCCCCTCTCTGACTCGTACGTGGCTAGGAACCTGCAGTCTGCCCTGGCCGAACCTTCTGTCGTGTCCGAACTCCTGTCAAAGGAACTTAATAAAGGCTATATTCTCGgccctttctctgtccctcctttCTGCCCCTTCCGCGTTAATTCCCTCGGCGTGGCCACTCGGAAGTACTCCGGTAAGAAAAGGCTGATCTTCGACATGTCCTCGCCTCACTCCGACATCTGGTCCAGCGTTAATGAAATGATTCCCCTTGAACCGTTTTCACTCCACTACGCTTCCGTCGACAATGCCATTTGCCTTATTAAAATCGCCGGCAGGGGCGCTCTCCTGGCTAAGGCCGACATCACAGACGCGTTCAAGGTTATGCCGATTCATCCCGCTGATTGGCCGTTGTTCTGCGTTAAGTGGCAGTCCAACTTTTATTTCGCCGTGCGGCTCACGTTCGGCTGCAGGAGTAGTCCCCACATTTTCAATTGTCTGTCGGAAGCACTGTGCTGGATTTTGCTCAACGTCTGCCGCCTCCCGTTCGTCCTCCACCTCCTGGACGACTTCCTGCTAATTGATTTCCCAGCGGGGTCTAGTTCAGGTCTGGACGTCCTTCGCGCTGTATTCTTGGAGCTCGGTGTCCCTCTGTCGGCGGAGAAGACTCTGGGCCCCGTTCACTCTCTCGAATTTCTGGGCATTATCCTCGACTCGGTTGCAATGCGGGCCTCTCTCCCGGGGGAAAAATTAGCTAGGATTCGCGAAGTGTCCGCCTCATTTCTCTCTGTGGGCACGGTGACCAAGCgagaccttctctctctcttgggtcATCTGAATTTTGCCATGCGCATCATTCCGCAGGGTCGCTCCTTTATTTCTCGCCTGTTAATTCTGGCCCACTCCGTTGTCAATTTATCCGACCCCGTCGTGCTCGACCTGGGTTGTCAGTCGGATCTTGGTTTCTGGTCTAAATTGCTTGCTGAATGGAACGGCATCTCATTTTTCTATAATGATCACTCTGATTCGTCTGTCTCTCTCGAGCTGTTCACGGATGCCGCTCCGTCTCTCGGTTTTGGGGGATTGTATAAAGACGCGTGGTTCGCAGAAAGATGGTCGGACGAATTTATGGCATTCGCCTCCGATGCTGCCTCGTCCGCCCTCTTCGAGCTGTATCCCATCGTGGTAGCCTGCGTACTCTGGGGTACCCACTGGTCAAGAAAGTGCATCACTTTCTTCTGTGACAACGAGGCAGTAGTGGCATCGTAAACAAAGGTCGCTCTCGCTGCCCTAAAATAATGTCCCTTTTAAGGAGGCTCACCTGGCACTCTGTTATACACAATTTCATCGCAAATGCCATTCATGTCCCCGGTTATTTTAACGTTCAAGCTGACGCCCTCTCTCGTCTCCGTTTGCAGGAATTCCACCGGCTCTGCCCTTCAGCCAACAAAGTGTCCACACCGTGCCCTCGTTTCGCCGAGCTGATTCTGGATTAAATCCTCTTTGCCTCAGTTCACTATTAGAGAAAGCCAAAACGTATATGTTAAAAGGCGTCGCTAAGTCCACAATCAAAGCCTATAATTCAGCCTGGTCCTGGTTCTCCATATTTTGTcagcaccaccacacacctATCCTCCCAGTTCTCATTTCTACCGTCTGCGCTTTCCTGGTCTACTGCTTTGATCACCGCGGCCTCAAACTTGCGTCAATTCGCAAAACAGTCGCCGGTTTACAATTCCACGCCAGGCTTCACGACCCTTGTTTTCCTCAAAGGCTTCCAAAATTCTTCCCCGCGCTCCATTGACACTCGCCTCCCCATTACGGCGGATATTCTAAACATCATGGTGGCGGTGCTTAGACGCGGCTACCACTCAGAGTACGTTGATAGCCTGCTGGAGGCCGTCTTCCTCTCGGCTTTCTATGGCTTCATGCGGTGCGGAGAATTCACTACAAATTCTCTGTACGACCCCACgcgtaatctctctctctctgatctttcttttttccccacttATTTCACCATTTGTCTGAAATATTCTAAAACCGATACTTCTGGTCGTGGTACTACTATTTCAATtgtaaaaataaacaatgcaTTATGCCCGTTCGCCTCCATGGTTCATTACCTTAAATTACGGCCTCATACTTCACCAGTTTCCCCCCTATTTATCACACCAGACGGTCAGGCCATGACTCGTCGCTGGTTCAGCAGCCATCTAGCTAACGTGCTGCTCAAATGTAACCTCTCTCCAAAGAGGTTCACTTCACACTCATTCCGGATTGGCGCAGCCACGACTGCCGCCCAAAAAGGGCTGTCCACGTCATCCATCAAAACGCTAGGAAGGTGGTCATCCGACGCCTACACATCATACATCAGACTAACGCCTCATGATGTTTTCGATGCTCAGAAATTACTCTCTCACGCTAACTCAGGTACCTCTTTACCTTCTCAAATTCTGGTGGCGGTGGTTAAATTCTGGCATTCGCCTGCTCTAATCGCCGTAACGTATCGGGGCCCAGCATGCCGGTAGCTTGCGGTGATTTAGTCTCAGCCACGGGCCTGTTGCCCTCTTCACTGGTTGCTCGTTCGACGCTTATGGTTCAGGTCAATActcgccggttgcccggctcgtgatgctcgtctaggttgccctagacgctggttgcccagtttggtccaggttgccctggatgccggttgcccggccatcacttggtctaggttgccctagacgctggttgcccagctaatggtccaggttgccttggacgccggtagcccggcacgtctcgtggtctaggttgccctagacgttggttgcccagctcgcatAAGCACTAAAATCCAGGTTGCTCTGGATGCCGGTGGCCTGGCTCGTCACGATGTACTAGCTCGCTAGTCACTGGGCGCCCAGATCGTGAAGTgcttatggtccaggttgccctggacgccggttgcccggccgccgcattggtctaggttgccctagacgctggttgcccagctcgtcaaGCTCTAAATCCCACTAAAGCGAAAGCATGCTGCGGGCCCCACTACAACCCTAGGTTATGGTTAACACCTAGCTACCTTAAAATTCTGTCGGCGTCCTGGCACGTCATCACCCCGGCCTGGTCATGACGTTTAATTCATCTTGTATGTATACTaatgtctctgctcctctcagaaCCAGATTACTGAGTCACCGCCCCGGCGGTCATCACTCATCCttttgggggtaggctccccgcccctgccttcatccatcggcaggagacgagatccgctcatcgctggacggatccgagacggggcctacgccaaagaccgttacctattcaggactctatcatgcttgtATCCAAGCTGTTCCGTTACtcattaaattgttaactgatcctattctgtctactgagtctttctggtagaactgGCTCTTATTTTCACCTCACAGCGAATTATCGATCCAGCCTTCTCCAATCCCTGACTGATTTGAAATAATAGTTAACAAGGCCTCATTTTGCTGCACCTGAGtgctcaatggtgttttaagcccccaccttcgacttcaaggcagcactgcaaccgtcaacttcaaggctcctaaccctaaccttaaccctaaccctaatcctagtGCCTTCcaagcagcgctgcctggaagacggcattgggggcttaaaacatcAAACACCCACCCTGACCACCAGAGGGAAGCACAGACTACTGGTGTTGAAACTGTCTGGCCTTCACCTAGGAATGGGGCCCATTCAGGATTCTTCTCTCTCTAAAGATCATATTAATGAAACGTTATAAATTGTTTACCAAGGTCATATTACTGTAGAGCTATCAGATTATCTGAGATATGGACACTGTGCATTGTTTTATGAGTTATAGAGGGACATGCATAAGAAATATGCCTTTGGCCAACATCTTTTTAAGAAGCAAACAcaactaagtataagtatatatactcttttgatcctgtgagggaaatttggtgtctgcatttatcccatttaGCACAGCCAACCCCGCATCgctgtttaaacatttgtaGAGACTGGTCCAATCCGGTGAAAATATATGGCCGCAACCAAAGGAGCCATTGTTGCAGAACATCTAGTTAAGATCTTTTCGGCAGCCTACTGTCCGAAGCACTTTCAGAatgacattttatttttctttattgcattttgcattttacatTATCCATTCATTAAGTCAACATTGTCTTTGTAATCCCTGGAATATGTCAAGATATGACATCATTTTCATTTAGCAAGTTAATATAGAACCTCAAAAACTCACATACCACTTGTTTTTTCATTTCCATTTAACTTAATAAGAATACTGAATGAACGCAAAAGTACATGGACCGTGGAAGAGGCAAACAAACAATTTTGTTACATTCAAAAGAGAAAAATGGACAACTGAAGAATGAATGCTTTTAACATTCAGTTAcatttcattaaaatattttaaaattcaattgtgtttttttttttcaaagttacaTTTCATTCACAATTATCATAGACAACAATTACAGAGAAATCAGAGAATAAACATGGACATGCACTGGCTTCTCTGAGATGACATTTAGTATTTCCCTCTGGGGAAAGACCATTTTGACAAAACATTTTGACAACAATGAAAATTGTGTCATATTTTCTTTTCACATGGTCCTCCTGCCTATTACTACCCTGGAAATCAAGAGttagacccttaatctttctagattactagggtctggattttccaggctagcctATTACACAAATTGAAGTAGATTTGACATACATTATCTGAAACACTTACAGAATATTCTGTATTCAGAAAACCTAATCTAATTATTAGATtatctaattaattaattaattctgTTTACAGGGTCATGACTTTTTAACTTTAATGTGTTAATTTGAATTGTTGTAAGTCACTATGGATAAAACTATCTGCcaagaaacaaacacataaacataaacatatgaaCATACTTTATACATAAAACATACCTTATACATGCTAAAATTGAAGGACCATTTGCTATCTTTGTATAAGATGTCAAATGAGGCTCACCCAGTTATTGTGTTCAGTCTTGGTTTCCCCAAATCATTTCTGTGAAATATTTTGTGGTTGTATAACTGTTTTATCTTCTGCTTTATCTCTTTTGTTTTTGCTCCATATATGATTGGGTTGAGACAAGAAGGAAATAATACAAATGACATTGCCATGAACTTCTTCAGATTTACAGGGCTTTGAGGAATTCTGTATAcaagaacaactacaacagcagagcattCATAGACCACAAACACAAGGAAGTGTGTAGCACATGTATACAAAGCCTTTGATCTAGCATCTGAGTCCttatttctgaaacatgcaATTAGAATAAATGTATAGGAAAACACAATTGAAAACAGACCAAGTCCATGATAAAAGCCTGTGATAAATAAACCGTAAATATTGTTTATGGTGATGTCCTTTGCACAAGTCATCCTGAGCATTGACATATTGTCACAGTAAAAATTTAGGACATTTGTTGAGCAAAATGGGAAACGCAATGTGAGCCCAAATACAAACCCCACCAGAACAAAATTAA is a genomic window of Alosa sapidissima isolate fAloSap1 chromosome 15, fAloSap1.pri, whole genome shotgun sequence containing:
- the LOC121684588 gene encoding uncharacterized protein LOC121684588, with translation MSVGSPLLQIESSDSDSDVVPPTQPRRSVRSIQAKSDWARFSAVDIAAALTEAGIPFDAGLRKGDLVLLAHNAIGSPAVPVAAGLSGPVPAPAADPEEPEQPPRKRRAKARHVAPAPRGRPPSARPPATPAPATPALVAPATPQPILDAVLSLAASVRAIDSRIQALETRRPAPPSSSPPTAPPALASLQWPASLPAPSCSAAIPPAASAAVSLCALAVPVFSLASALPAPPLGRGFVAPSAVSISPQLRQNIIQGKDVNLASLLLPSPAVDRQLVDCGDVSVILKNSDPRLSKSLSFCDFVIAFGMYRNVLCSAFPDRRLELDTYLAMMADFNQRYGGTLFYQYHNSFSAKSASYISLYNSRLDWSVVDTELLVRHFSSQRSLSCNICSSHGHSASLCPQTVFSAPSVPATARGDGPVQGPSSKVRMPPSRKAAAGRKGGFCKEILASHPSTPINVSVLSYYLSAHPDSVFVDFLLTGLSQGFRVGVLSPLSDSYVARNLQSALAEPSVVSELLSKELNKGYILGPFSVPPFCPFRVNSLGVATRKYSGKKRLIFDMSSPHSDIWSSVNEMIPLEPFSLHYASVDNAICLIKIAGRGALLAKADITDAFKVMPIHPADWPLFCVKWQSNFYFAVRLTFGCRSSPHIFNCLSEALCWILLNVCRLPFVLHLLDDFLLIDFPAGSSSGLDVLRAVFLELGVPLSAEKTLGPVHSLEFLGIILDSVAMRASLPGEKLARIREVSASFLSVGTVTKRDLLSLLGHLNFAMRIIPQGRSFISRLLILAHSVVNLSDPVVLDLGCQSDLGFWSKLLAEWNGISFFYNDHSDSSVSLELFTDAAPSLGFGGLYKDAWFAERWSDEFMAFASDAASSALFELYPIVVACVLWGTHWSRKCITFFCDNEAVVAS